A portion of the Thunnus albacares chromosome 23, fThuAlb1.1, whole genome shotgun sequence genome contains these proteins:
- the cradd gene encoding death domain-containing protein CRADD isoform X2 — MCDSKTFLRKGFLLPSGDQTGFFFLIEASEKRKKISVEKSSTFRFAHSLENILTDAQVQEIESQPTDRQKTLKLLQLLPGRGPRAFPALLRALDDFSWVRDKLVLELQDAPGATDVWRPPDSVLQRVPSDRELSRLASRLGSEWEAVLLDLGLSAEALFRCRADHSLSSHGATLAALLQWRRAEGKKASVQRLLQSLQAADVHPSVLQDVLL, encoded by the exons ATGTGTGACTCCAAAACATTTCTCAGAAAAGGTTTTCTTTTGCCTTCAGGGGACcaaacaggctttttttttcttatagaGGCttcagagaagaggaagaagatctCCGTTGAAAAATCTTCCACTTTTAGATTTGCTCATTCACTG GAGAACATTTTAACGGACGCTCAGGTGCAGGAGATCGAGTCCCAGCCGACCGACAGACAGAAAACCCTgaaactgctgcagctgctgccggGCCGCGGACCCCGGGCCTTCCCCGCCCTGCTGCGGGCCCTGGACGACTTCAGCTGGGTCAGAGACAAGCTGGTGCTGGAGCTGCAGGACGCACCTGGAGCCACAG ACGTGTGGCGTCCTCCTGACTCGGTGCTGCAGAGGGTTCCTTCGGACCGGGAGTTGTCCCGGCTGGCGTCTCGGTTGGGTTCGGAGTGGGAGGCGGTGCTGTTGGATCTGGGTCTGTCGGCGGAGGCGTTGTTTCGCTGTCGGGCCGATCACTCGCTCAGCTCTCACGGAGCGACGCTGGCCGCTCTGCTGCAGTGGAGACGAGCCGAAGGGAAGAAAGCGTCGGTGCAGAGACTCCTGCAGAGTCTGCAGGCCGCGGACGTCCATCCGTCCGTCCTGCAGGACGTCCTGCTGTGA
- the cradd gene encoding death domain-containing protein CRADD isoform X1, producing the protein MCDSKTFLRKGFLLPSGDQTGFFFLIEASEKRKKISVEKSSTFRFAHSLENILTDAQVQEIESQPTDRQKTLKLLQLLPGRGPRAFPALLRALDDFSWVRDKLVLELQDAPGATGETAADVWRPPDSVLQRVPSDRELSRLASRLGSEWEAVLLDLGLSAEALFRCRADHSLSSHGATLAALLQWRRAEGKKASVQRLLQSLQAADVHPSVLQDVLL; encoded by the exons ATGTGTGACTCCAAAACATTTCTCAGAAAAGGTTTTCTTTTGCCTTCAGGGGACcaaacaggctttttttttcttatagaGGCttcagagaagaggaagaagatctCCGTTGAAAAATCTTCCACTTTTAGATTTGCTCATTCACTG GAGAACATTTTAACGGACGCTCAGGTGCAGGAGATCGAGTCCCAGCCGACCGACAGACAGAAAACCCTgaaactgctgcagctgctgccggGCCGCGGACCCCGGGCCTTCCCCGCCCTGCTGCGGGCCCTGGACGACTTCAGCTGGGTCAGAGACAAGCTGGTGCTGGAGCTGCAGGACGCACCTGGAGCCACAGGTGAGACAGCAGCAG ACGTGTGGCGTCCTCCTGACTCGGTGCTGCAGAGGGTTCCTTCGGACCGGGAGTTGTCCCGGCTGGCGTCTCGGTTGGGTTCGGAGTGGGAGGCGGTGCTGTTGGATCTGGGTCTGTCGGCGGAGGCGTTGTTTCGCTGTCGGGCCGATCACTCGCTCAGCTCTCACGGAGCGACGCTGGCCGCTCTGCTGCAGTGGAGACGAGCCGAAGGGAAGAAAGCGTCGGTGCAGAGACTCCTGCAGAGTCTGCAGGCCGCGGACGTCCATCCGTCCGTCCTGCAGGACGTCCTGCTGTGA
- the cradd gene encoding death domain-containing protein CRADD isoform X3 produces MEPAHKELLRRHQLELSGQLLVSDTIVPFLYQENILTDAQVQEIESQPTDRQKTLKLLQLLPGRGPRAFPALLRALDDFSWVRDKLVLELQDAPGATGETAADVWRPPDSVLQRVPSDRELSRLASRLGSEWEAVLLDLGLSAEALFRCRADHSLSSHGATLAALLQWRRAEGKKASVQRLLQSLQAADVHPSVLQDVLL; encoded by the exons ATGGAGCCGGCACACAAAGAGCTGCTGCGGAGACACCAGCTGGAGCTGTCCGGGCAGCTGCTGGTCAGCGACACTATCGTTCCGTTTCTGTACCAGGAGAACATTTTAACGGACGCTCAGGTGCAGGAGATCGAGTCCCAGCCGACCGACAGACAGAAAACCCTgaaactgctgcagctgctgccggGCCGCGGACCCCGGGCCTTCCCCGCCCTGCTGCGGGCCCTGGACGACTTCAGCTGGGTCAGAGACAAGCTGGTGCTGGAGCTGCAGGACGCACCTGGAGCCACAGGTGAGACAGCAGCAG ACGTGTGGCGTCCTCCTGACTCGGTGCTGCAGAGGGTTCCTTCGGACCGGGAGTTGTCCCGGCTGGCGTCTCGGTTGGGTTCGGAGTGGGAGGCGGTGCTGTTGGATCTGGGTCTGTCGGCGGAGGCGTTGTTTCGCTGTCGGGCCGATCACTCGCTCAGCTCTCACGGAGCGACGCTGGCCGCTCTGCTGCAGTGGAGACGAGCCGAAGGGAAGAAAGCGTCGGTGCAGAGACTCCTGCAGAGTCTGCAGGCCGCGGACGTCCATCCGTCCGTCCTGCAGGACGTCCTGCTGTGA
- the socs2 gene encoding suppressor of cytokine signaling 2, which produces MTCQSSESTETIESDRRADSNTRTVESDESRIALAMKDLKNTGWYWGSLTANEAKEILQDASEGTFLVRDSSQRDYLFTISAMTSAGPTNLRIEYKHGKFKLDSVVLVKPKLKQFDSVVHLVEHYVQLSRTGVKPPPDSQSSAPTNSTVQLLLTKPVYTATPPLQHLCRIAINRSTRRVQDLPLPNRLKDYLTDYAYNV; this is translated from the exons ATGACCTGCCAGTCATCAGAGTCCACCGAAACCATCGAGAGCGACAGGCGGGCCGACAGCAACACCAGGACTGTGGAATCAGACGAGAGCCGCATCGCCTTAGCCATGAAAGACCTGAAGAACACAG GCTGGTACTGGGGCAGCCTGACCGCCAACGAGGCCAAAGAGATCCTGCAGGACGCGTCTGAGGGCACCTTCCTGGTGCGAGACAGCTCTCAGAGGGATTACCTGTTCACCATCTCCGCCATGACGTCGGCGGGTCCCACCAACCTGCGCATCGAGTACAAACACGGCAAGTTCAAGCTGGACTCGGTGGTTCTGGTGAAGCCGAAGCTGAAGCAGTTTGACAGCGTGGTGCACCTGGTGGAGCACTACGTGCAGCTGTCCCGGACCGGCGTCAAGCCGCCACCGGACTCTCAATCCTCGGCGCCGACCAACAGCACGGTGCAGCTGCTGCTCACCAAACCCGTGTACACGGCCACGCCGCCGCTGCAGCACCTCTGTCGCATCGCCATCAACAGGAGCACCAGGCGGGTCCAGGACCTGCCGCTGCCCAACAGACTGAAGGACTACCTGACGGACTACGCCTACAACGTGTAG
- the ncaph2 gene encoding condensin-2 complex subunit H2 isoform X2: MESTESRYAHLLQPIRELTKNWEIDVASELNDYLEELDDMCITFDGGKTRLNFAEAALLIQGSACIYSKKVELLHSLVYQTLEYINSNKKRNKQAASQEGGDGAASSHNDADDDDDEAVFTPLDIDASENSEKADSNTTVSVAPLPPESLIPPETHEKQKLPLISLRGDVLCSQKDFRINLFIPGDEDLILLTLGSTAARFLLGDDQQQQQRVPDAASLIGGEAAAADVADAEGDAAEENFLPLEDDNGMELDQDPEEHVERHQAPGEGRMVRERRQVEADKASREEEEAPPAVNVWTLHDPYAVLAEDKPFKPGKCYKVPDGLDDGGKRKRKRPSSLQDFRSWFRGIFDPPAYKLKNGPSFTDLNYIYLTTMKDKLKTRKRIYRKAGVVVSDEELRRTFLQPEEAGPQQQQQGEEPVDGFRHPDLLDEDDSDNEHEAFPDDIPAEFVGGPDFISPEAQRDELSYEDLVKLRVEQLVVNSRGYTQETALSRRVKDWEDKIRPELAEQEERPVFDIHDYGDRIISSLSAVGQRRSFASIVCGLDNFEACKYLLASLQLANDSTVEIDSVEGLEESVDSMGLTLLSAHRATVRLKTAT; this comes from the exons ATGGAGTCCACAGAGAGCAGATACGCTCACCTGCTGCAGCCGATTCGAGAGCTCACCAAGAACTGGGAGATCGACGTGGCGTCTGAGTTAAACGACTATCTGGAGGAG CTGGACGACATGTGCATCACGTTCGACGGCGGGAAAACCAGACTGAACTTTGCAGAAGCGGCGCTGCTGATTCAGGGCTCAGCCTGCATCTACAGcaagaag GTGGAGCTGCTGCACAGTCTGGTCTACCAAACTCTGGAGTACATCAACTCCAATAAGAA ACGTAACAAACAGGCGGCGTCTCAGGAGGGCGGAGACGGAGCAGCAAGCAGCCACAACGACGccgacgacgatgatgatgaagctGTG TTCACGCCTTTAGACATCGACGCGTCGGAGAACTCGGAGAAGGCCGACTCCAACACG ACTGTGAGCGTCGCTCCTCTTCCTCCCGAGTCTCTGATCCCTCCCGAAACCCACGAGAAGCAGAAGCTTCCTCTCATCAG TCTGAGAGGCGACGTCCTGTGCAGTCAGAAAGACTTCAGGATAAACCTGTTCATCCCGGGAGACGAAGATCTGATCCTCCTCACGCTGGGATCCACTGCTGCCAGGTTTCTACTGGGCGacgaccagcagcagcagcagagag tTCCAGACGCTGCTTCTCTGATTGGTGGAGAAGCTGCAGCCGCTGACGTCGCTGATGCAGAAGGCGACGCCGCAGAGGAGAACTTCCTGCCTCTGGAGGACGACAACGGCATGGAGCTGGACCAGGACCCAGAGGAGCACGTGGAAAGACACCAG GCTCCGGGTGAAGGTCGGATGGTTCGAGAGCGGCGGCAGGTGGAGGCTGACAAAGcgagcagggaggaggaggaggctccACCTGCT GTGAACGTTTGGACCCTTCATGACCCGTATGCCGTACTGGCAGAAGATAAACCCTTTAAACCAG gaaaatgcTACAAGGTTCCTGACGGTCTGGACGAcggagggaagaggaagagaaaacgACCGTCGTCGCTGCAGGACTTCAGGAGCTGGTTCAGAGGAATCT TTGATCCTCCTGCATACAAGTTAAAAAATGGACCCTCGTTTACAG acctgaactacatttatttaactacGATGAAGGACAAGCTGAAGACCAGGAAGAGGATCTACAGGAAGGCG GGGGTGGTGGTTTCCGATGAGGAGCTGAGGAGGACCTTCCTGCAGCCGGAGGAGGCGgggccacagcagcagcagcagggggagGAGCCTGTGGACGGGTTCAGACACCCGGACCTGCTGG ATGAAGACGACTCAGACAACGAACATGAAGCGTTTCCTGACGACATCCCAGCCGAGTTTGTCGGAGGACCGGACTTCATATCACCCG aagCTCAAAGAGACGAACTGAGTTATGAAGACCTGGTGAAGCTGCGTGTG GAGCAGCTGGTGGTGAACAGTCGAGGTTACACTCAGGAGACGGCTCTGTCCCGGCGGGTCAAAGACTGGGAGGACAAGATCCGGCCTGAACTGGCCGAGCAG gagGAGCGTCCCGTGTTCGACATCCACGACTACGGCGACAGGATCATCTCCTCGCTGAGCGCCGTCGGTCAGCGCAGGTCGTTCGCCTCCATCGTCTGCGGTCTGGACAACTTTGAGGCCTGCAAGTACCTGCTGGCGTCGCTGCAGCTG GCCAATGACTCCACGGTGGAGATCGACAGTGTTGAGGGTTTGGAGGAGAGCGTGGACTCGATGGGACTGACTCTGCTCAGCGCTCACAGAGCCACCGTCAGGCTCAAAACTGCTACATGA
- the ncaph2 gene encoding condensin-2 complex subunit H2 isoform X1, whose translation MESTESRYAHLLQPIRELTKNWEIDVASELNDYLEELDDMCITFDGGKTRLNFAEAALLIQGSACIYSKKVELLHSLVYQTLEYINSNKKRNKQAASQEGGDGAASSHNDADDDDDEAVFTPLDIDASENSEKADSNTTVSVAPLPPESLIPPETHEKQKLPLISLRGDVLCSQKDFRINLFIPGDEDLILLTLGSTAARFLLGDDQQQQQRVPDAASLIGGEAAAADVADAEGDAAEENFLPLEDDNGMELDQDPEEHVERHQAPGEGRMVRERRQVEADKASREEEEAPPAVNVWTLHDPYAVLAEDKPFKPGKCYKVPDGLDDGGKRKRKRPSSLQDFRSWFRGIFDPPAYKLKNGPSFTDLNYIYLTTMKDKLKTRKRIYRKAGVVVSDEELRRTFLQPEEAGPQQQQQGEEPVDGFRHPDLLGADEDDSDNEHEAFPDDIPAEFVGGPDFISPEAQRDELSYEDLVKLRVEQLVVNSRGYTQETALSRRVKDWEDKIRPELAEQEERPVFDIHDYGDRIISSLSAVGQRRSFASIVCGLDNFEACKYLLASLQLANDSTVEIDSVEGLEESVDSMGLTLLSAHRATVRLKTAT comes from the exons ATGGAGTCCACAGAGAGCAGATACGCTCACCTGCTGCAGCCGATTCGAGAGCTCACCAAGAACTGGGAGATCGACGTGGCGTCTGAGTTAAACGACTATCTGGAGGAG CTGGACGACATGTGCATCACGTTCGACGGCGGGAAAACCAGACTGAACTTTGCAGAAGCGGCGCTGCTGATTCAGGGCTCAGCCTGCATCTACAGcaagaag GTGGAGCTGCTGCACAGTCTGGTCTACCAAACTCTGGAGTACATCAACTCCAATAAGAA ACGTAACAAACAGGCGGCGTCTCAGGAGGGCGGAGACGGAGCAGCAAGCAGCCACAACGACGccgacgacgatgatgatgaagctGTG TTCACGCCTTTAGACATCGACGCGTCGGAGAACTCGGAGAAGGCCGACTCCAACACG ACTGTGAGCGTCGCTCCTCTTCCTCCCGAGTCTCTGATCCCTCCCGAAACCCACGAGAAGCAGAAGCTTCCTCTCATCAG TCTGAGAGGCGACGTCCTGTGCAGTCAGAAAGACTTCAGGATAAACCTGTTCATCCCGGGAGACGAAGATCTGATCCTCCTCACGCTGGGATCCACTGCTGCCAGGTTTCTACTGGGCGacgaccagcagcagcagcagagag tTCCAGACGCTGCTTCTCTGATTGGTGGAGAAGCTGCAGCCGCTGACGTCGCTGATGCAGAAGGCGACGCCGCAGAGGAGAACTTCCTGCCTCTGGAGGACGACAACGGCATGGAGCTGGACCAGGACCCAGAGGAGCACGTGGAAAGACACCAG GCTCCGGGTGAAGGTCGGATGGTTCGAGAGCGGCGGCAGGTGGAGGCTGACAAAGcgagcagggaggaggaggaggctccACCTGCT GTGAACGTTTGGACCCTTCATGACCCGTATGCCGTACTGGCAGAAGATAAACCCTTTAAACCAG gaaaatgcTACAAGGTTCCTGACGGTCTGGACGAcggagggaagaggaagagaaaacgACCGTCGTCGCTGCAGGACTTCAGGAGCTGGTTCAGAGGAATCT TTGATCCTCCTGCATACAAGTTAAAAAATGGACCCTCGTTTACAG acctgaactacatttatttaactacGATGAAGGACAAGCTGAAGACCAGGAAGAGGATCTACAGGAAGGCG GGGGTGGTGGTTTCCGATGAGGAGCTGAGGAGGACCTTCCTGCAGCCGGAGGAGGCGgggccacagcagcagcagcagggggagGAGCCTGTGGACGGGTTCAGACACCCGGACCTGCTGG GTGCAGATGAAGACGACTCAGACAACGAACATGAAGCGTTTCCTGACGACATCCCAGCCGAGTTTGTCGGAGGACCGGACTTCATATCACCCG aagCTCAAAGAGACGAACTGAGTTATGAAGACCTGGTGAAGCTGCGTGTG GAGCAGCTGGTGGTGAACAGTCGAGGTTACACTCAGGAGACGGCTCTGTCCCGGCGGGTCAAAGACTGGGAGGACAAGATCCGGCCTGAACTGGCCGAGCAG gagGAGCGTCCCGTGTTCGACATCCACGACTACGGCGACAGGATCATCTCCTCGCTGAGCGCCGTCGGTCAGCGCAGGTCGTTCGCCTCCATCGTCTGCGGTCTGGACAACTTTGAGGCCTGCAAGTACCTGCTGGCGTCGCTGCAGCTG GCCAATGACTCCACGGTGGAGATCGACAGTGTTGAGGGTTTGGAGGAGAGCGTGGACTCGATGGGACTGACTCTGCTCAGCGCTCACAGAGCCACCGTCAGGCTCAAAACTGCTACATGA
- the LOC122974984 gene encoding protein SCO2 homolog, mitochondrial: MLGLRCIVGDLRGGGRLLRSLPHLQKTFVSTPPLTSEGQHIRLLHHHHHHHRLPVLTQRSFLSQGQNSSVRSARMKLRTRAAVTLLFGGGLLAVWWFVDAEKQQRRRRQRVEQLQRVALGQGNFSLLDHRGQRRTKQDFLGSWVLLYFGFTHCPDICPEELDKLSAVVAALDRDPSLPPVQPLFITVDPERDDVPALARYVKDFHPRLVAMTGTPEEVKDAGRDYRVYASPGPKDEDGDYIVDHTILIYLVSPDGLFLDYYNRMKNQEQIAESVRNHINTYVQPSAAQTQP, encoded by the coding sequence ATGTTGGGGCTCAGGTGCATCGTGGGTGATCTGCGTGGAGGAGGAAGACTCCTGAGAAGTCTTCCTCACCTGCAGAAGACGTTTGTCTCCACGCCGCCTCTGACGTCAGAGGGTCAACACATCAgacttcttcatcatcatcatcatcatcatcgtcttcCTGTGCTGACTCAGAGGAGCTTCCTGTCTCAGGGTCAGAACTCGTCGGTTCGCTCGGCGAGGATGAAGCTGCGGACTCGGGCGGCGGTGACGCTGCTGTTCGGCGGCGGGCTGCTGGCCGTGTGGTGGTTCGTGGACGCGGAgaagcagcagcggcggcggcggcagcgcGTGGAGCAGCTGCAGCGCGTCGCTCTGGGTCAGGGCAACTTCAGCCTGCTGGACCACCGGGGGCAGCGCAGGACCAAGCAGGACTTCCTGGGCAGCTGGGTGCTGCTGTACTTCGGCTTCACGCACTGCCCCGACATCTGCCCCGAAGAGCTGGACAAGCTGAGCGCCGTGGTGGCGGCGCTGGACCGCGACCCCTCGCTGCCGCCCGTGCAGCCCCTCTTCATCACCGTGGACCCGGAGCGCGACGACGTGCCGGCGCTGGCCCGCTACGTCAAAGACTTCCACCCCCGCCTGGTGGCGATGACGGGCACGCCGGAGGAGGTGAAAGATGCGGGGCGGGACTACAGAGTGTACGCCAGCCCCGGGCCCAAGGACGAGGACGGAGACTACATCGTGGATCACACCATCCTGATCTACCTGGTCAGTCCCGACGGCCTGTTTCTGGATTATTACAACAGGATGAAGAACCAGGAGCAGATCGCAGAGAGCGTCCGCAACCACATCAACACCTACGTTCAGCCGTCAGCAGCACAAACTCAACCATGA